The segment CTGTTTTGCGAAAGAAGTTTCCAGCGATCAAAATCATTGGTGTCGAAGCCGCGGGTCAAAATAGCATGGGCATCTCGGTTACCGCGGGCTCGCGCCAGACGCTGGAAGAACTCGATCGCTTCTGCGACGGAACCGCAGTGGCGACGCCGGGCGAGCTTCCGTTTCGGCTGTGCAGCCTGCTGCTGGACGAGTTCATGACGGCGTCGAACGACGAAGTTTGCCAGGCGATTCAGTTCCTCTGGCAGAAGAACCGAATCATGGTCGAGCCATCAGCGGCACTCGGCGTCGCGGCAGCCCAGAAGTACGGACTGACAGACGATGACTATGCACTCACCGTGCTTTCCGGTTCCAACGTCGACTTCATGGCGTTGCCCAAAATCGCCAAACGCGGTCAGCTCGATCGTCCCGAAGAACGCTTCTTCTGCTTTGAGATCGGCGAGCAACCAGGAGCTCTGATCGGATTGTTGGATCAGTTCTTCTCCAACATGAACATCATCGATTTCCAATACGGAAAAGTCGCCAACGAAGTAGCTCGCCCGGTGATCGGCGTCGAAGTTCCTGCTTCCGATGCCAAGGAGTTGGAAGTCTTCTTTCAACGCGACGACTTGCCGCCGCACGAAGAAGTCACCGGTCAGGCGGCGACCGAATTTCGCGTGATCCCGTTCAGGCCGGACACGCTGAATCACCCGTTCTTTGCCGTTGTTACTTTCTCGAACCGACCGGGAGCGCTTCGCGAGTTCATGCGAGGCGCGAGCAAACACGCGAATGTTTGCTACATGAACTACACCGACTCGGGTCAGACTGAAGGCCAGGCGTTGATGGGTTTTGAGTTCGATGACGAATCGAAGAAAACCGACTTTCAACAATGGCTGACCACCGACGACATTCGCCATGAGCCGATTGACATCGAGCAGGTACTGCACTCCGCGATTGAGTAGCTGCGAAGAGGAAATTGGCGAAAGCTGTCGCCAATCGCCGCTGGAACATCGCCATTTTCATCCGGCCATGTTGGGCATTCTGCGCTGCGTTTCCGAGAGCAACAGATTACAAATTGCCGCTGGCTCCGCCGCGTGCGACGATGCTTCACGTTCGGCTCGCACCCACATCACCAACCCTTCATTCTCGAACCAGTGACCATGCTTTCCGCAACTGGAACACCGACACGAGTGAGACGTTAGCCATTTGACCTGATAGTGCCGACATCGCGAAACATTGGGGCTCATCGTTTTCTCCGGGAAGATTGCTCGAACTCAAAAGATTGTTCGGGGCCACTCCGACACATCTGGTCCACAGTGGAAGAAATCTGCAATTCACTGCTTAAACTTCGCCATTTTGGCCTCCCCGATCCCTGTAGAATGAAATCTTTGACTACCTTCGATCCGCCCATTGAAACGAGCCGCGCCCTGTCGCCTGAGTCCACCATGAAATCAATTGCGCTGCCAATACTTTCGATACTTTGCCTTGTCACGCTGACTTTGCCTGCCGTCGCCCAGGACGATTCGGGATTCGTCGACATGTTTGCCGCAGGAGATTTCTCTGCCTGGCGGGTCGGCCGGAAAGGCGAGGGCTGGTCAATCAAGGACGGCGTCATCCGACTCGATACGCCCAAATCGGGCTCGCTGATGTCGCGAAAGAAATACAAACACTTTGAGCTGCGATTCGAATGGAAAATCTCCGAAGGCGGCAATAGCGGCGTCATCTATCGGGCTCAGAAAGGACGCGGCCTCGAGTACCAGGTGCTCGACGACCAAAAACATCAACGCGGCAAGAATCCAATCTGGTCCGCCGCTGCGATTTACGATCTGGCCGAAGCGAGAACGGACAAGCCCACGCAACCGGTCGGTCAATGGAACAGCGCACGAATCGTTGCGGACGGAAACAACATCGAACACTGGCTCAACGGTGAAAAAGTCGCCAGCGTTTCGACCGCTGGGGATGCGTGGCTGGAGAGCTATCGAAACAGCAAGTTCGTGGACTACGGCTTGAACAATTTTGCCAATGCCGCCAGCCCGATTTCTTTTCAGGACCACGGCGCTGTCGTCTCCTACCGCAATGTTCGCATCAAAGAGATCGCTCGGGACGAAACGGCCAGCACCCATCCGGACTTTCCAATGATGTTCGGCCGCGTCGAGAAGAAGTCGTTCTTCATTGATGACGACTGGTACATTTGGGGCGCGAGCATGGTTCGCGACGCGGACGGAATTTGCCATCTATTTTACAGCCGCTGGCCGCGAG is part of the Mariniblastus fucicola genome and harbors:
- a CDS encoding pyridoxal-phosphate dependent enzyme; the protein is MNTNATNQELCALSDKELLTRLSFETRAASRIYEVEGQTRCDSVVLDSGCELLLKREDLSKVHSYKWRGSYNKIASLVEKGFGGDLVCASAGNHAQGVALTAARLKFKATIFMPLSTPLVKQQAVRRLGGPFVEIRLCGDSFDQASAEAYRFAEANGAEMIAPYDDIKVVAGQSMIGVELSNALRRTPTHAFLEIGGGGMAAGVASVLRKKFPAIKIIGVEAAGQNSMGISVTAGSRQTLEELDRFCDGTAVATPGELPFRLCSLLLDEFMTASNDEVCQAIQFLWQKNRIMVEPSAALGVAAAQKYGLTDDDYALTVLSGSNVDFMALPKIAKRGQLDRPEERFFCFEIGEQPGALIGLLDQFFSNMNIIDFQYGKVANEVARPVIGVEVPASDAKELEVFFQRDDLPPHEEVTGQAATEFRVIPFRPDTLNHPFFAVVTFSNRPGALREFMRGASKHANVCYMNYTDSGQTEGQALMGFEFDDESKKTDFQQWLTTDDIRHEPIDIEQVLHSAIE